In Lotus japonicus ecotype B-129 chromosome 5, LjGifu_v1.2, one genomic interval encodes:
- the LOC130720089 gene encoding probable mitochondrial import inner membrane translocase subunit TIM21 isoform X2, translating to MFRIRRILCHRAAAAAWTRNAASVSETRSLLHPPLPSSLGIRENHRSPSFARFLSSRAKREPGQSTEKTKKEISKVEDTFDDAPTYHIPEKPVTFVEGASYSVIILAGLGVAAAAGYAVFKELIFQPKEYKIYNKALKRIQDDPQVRVRIGNPITGYGQESRNRAARQRIPHRVWTDEDNVEHVEVNFYIRGPHGHGKIFAEMFKPADNEWQFTYLIVEIKAPSPAQLILESYIPAYNANK from the exons ATGTTTCGCATTCGCAGAATCCTATGTCATCGTGCCGCCGCAGCAGCATGGACCCGCAATGCAGCCTCCGTCTCCGAAACCCGTTCTCTCCTTCACCCTCCTCTTCCTTCCTCCCTAG GAATCAGAGAAAACCATAGATCACCCTCGTTTGCAAGGTTCCTTTCATCAAGAGCAAAACGTGAACCAGGGCAAAGTACAGAAAAG ACCAAAAAGGAAATATCAAAGGTTGAGGATACCTTTGATGATGCTCCTACATATCATATTCCAGAGAAGCCAGTAACGTTTGTAGAGGGAGCATCCTACAGTGTGATAATTCTTGCTGGGCTTGGGGTTGCGGCTGCTGCGGGATATGCTGTCTTCAAGGAGCTTATATTTCAACCAAAAGA GTACAAGATCTATAACAAGGCTCTCAAGAGAATTCAAGATGATCCTCAA GTCAGAGTGAGGATTGGAAACCCAATTACAGGTTACGGTCAAGAGAGTAGAAATCGTGCTGCTCGCCAAAGAATTCCTCACAGGGTATGGACTGATGAAGACAATGTTGAGCATGTAGAG GTGAATTTCTATATTCGGGGCCCTCATGGACATGGAAAAATATTCGCAGAGATGTTCAAACCAGCTGACAATGAATGGCAATTCACATACTTGATTGTTGAGATTAAAGCACCCTCTCCAGCACAACTAATTCTAGAGTCATATATTCCAGCTTACAATGCAAACAAGTAG
- the LOC130720089 gene encoding probable mitochondrial import inner membrane translocase subunit TIM21 isoform X1: MFRIRRILCHRAAAAAWTRNAASVSETRSLLHPPLPSSLDAGIRENHRSPSFARFLSSRAKREPGQSTEKTKKEISKVEDTFDDAPTYHIPEKPVTFVEGASYSVIILAGLGVAAAAGYAVFKELIFQPKEYKIYNKALKRIQDDPQVRVRIGNPITGYGQESRNRAARQRIPHRVWTDEDNVEHVEVNFYIRGPHGHGKIFAEMFKPADNEWQFTYLIVEIKAPSPAQLILESYIPAYNANK; this comes from the exons ATGTTTCGCATTCGCAGAATCCTATGTCATCGTGCCGCCGCAGCAGCATGGACCCGCAATGCAGCCTCCGTCTCCGAAACCCGTTCTCTCCTTCACCCTCCTCTTCCTTCCTCCCTAG atGCAGGAATCAGAGAAAACCATAGATCACCCTCGTTTGCAAGGTTCCTTTCATCAAGAGCAAAACGTGAACCAGGGCAAAGTACAGAAAAG ACCAAAAAGGAAATATCAAAGGTTGAGGATACCTTTGATGATGCTCCTACATATCATATTCCAGAGAAGCCAGTAACGTTTGTAGAGGGAGCATCCTACAGTGTGATAATTCTTGCTGGGCTTGGGGTTGCGGCTGCTGCGGGATATGCTGTCTTCAAGGAGCTTATATTTCAACCAAAAGA GTACAAGATCTATAACAAGGCTCTCAAGAGAATTCAAGATGATCCTCAA GTCAGAGTGAGGATTGGAAACCCAATTACAGGTTACGGTCAAGAGAGTAGAAATCGTGCTGCTCGCCAAAGAATTCCTCACAGGGTATGGACTGATGAAGACAATGTTGAGCATGTAGAG GTGAATTTCTATATTCGGGGCCCTCATGGACATGGAAAAATATTCGCAGAGATGTTCAAACCAGCTGACAATGAATGGCAATTCACATACTTGATTGTTGAGATTAAAGCACCCTCTCCAGCACAACTAATTCTAGAGTCATATATTCCAGCTTACAATGCAAACAAGTAG